Proteins encoded by one window of Tunturibacter psychrotolerans:
- a CDS encoding ATP-binding response regulator, with protein MSRVLVIGSHAKVSQEISSALTAAGLPLEHSAGHVDTLQRLRKRSFGVVITSPDSALDEDLALLEEMRAIRPGVKCIVLASHGTPDGVIAALRARVFACFTPPFDPYNIANLARRAASDSQWRDDIHVLSARPGWVSVRVNCRVVNAERLMTFAKELNAQLPEDIQLDMMLALREILMNAMEHGAAFNPEQVVEVTSICTGRSMVFYLRDPGAGFRRESLSHAAIANPTDDPTNHIMQREQEGMRPGGYGLLVAAGTVDELIYNEIGNEVVLIKYLDSPPHFKTT; from the coding sequence ATGAGCCGGGTCCTCGTTATTGGAAGTCACGCCAAAGTCAGCCAGGAGATCAGCAGTGCACTCACTGCTGCGGGTTTGCCTTTGGAGCATTCAGCCGGGCACGTCGACACCCTGCAACGATTGCGCAAGCGATCTTTCGGCGTTGTCATCACCAGTCCCGACAGTGCCCTCGACGAAGACCTGGCCCTGCTCGAGGAGATGCGCGCCATCAGGCCTGGCGTCAAGTGCATTGTCCTCGCCAGTCACGGCACTCCCGATGGTGTCATCGCCGCTCTCCGTGCTCGTGTGTTCGCCTGCTTCACACCCCCGTTTGACCCATACAACATCGCGAACCTGGCGCGTCGCGCGGCCTCTGACAGCCAATGGCGCGACGACATTCATGTTCTATCCGCTCGCCCCGGCTGGGTGTCAGTCCGTGTAAATTGCCGCGTTGTCAACGCTGAGCGCCTCATGACCTTTGCCAAAGAACTCAACGCACAGTTACCAGAGGACATACAGCTCGACATGATGCTGGCATTGCGAGAGATCCTGATGAACGCAATGGAGCACGGAGCAGCTTTTAATCCCGAGCAGGTCGTCGAAGTCACCAGCATTTGCACCGGAAGATCGATGGTGTTTTACCTGCGTGACCCCGGCGCCGGATTCCGCCGCGAATCCCTCAGCCACGCGGCCATTGCAAACCCGACCGATGATCCTACGAACCACATCATGCAGCGCGAGCAGGAAGGAATGCGTCCCGGTGGATATGGTCTTCTAGTGGCAGCCGGGACAGTGGACGAATTGATCTACAACGAAATCGGCAACGAAGTCGTTCTGATCAAGTACCTCGACTCCCCCCCGCACTTCAAAACAACATAA
- a CDS encoding ABC transporter ATP-binding protein, with product MTADLAQSGTATLQQEPDSQEPIVVVDDVSIIFDVKPVLQNISFTVQRGETRIILGPAGGGKSVLMKLVNGLLKPDTGSIHVFGHDVSAMREIDLFKLRNRIGMVFQESALFDSLSVGDNVAYRLHEDHVPEEEVHGRVVEALQFVALENTIQKFPSELSGGMRRRVSIARAIITNPDLILYDSPTGGLDPITSTTIIDLVIKQRDVTQTTSLVITHRIQDAYLLARSRFNKQTEKVEQIPNNGIDDSTKFLVLNEGKVVFDGTTEELVHSSDPWLKEYLS from the coding sequence ATGACGGCAGACCTCGCCCAATCCGGAACCGCAACCCTCCAGCAGGAGCCAGACTCGCAGGAGCCCATTGTCGTCGTCGACGATGTCTCCATCATCTTCGACGTCAAACCCGTCCTCCAGAACATCTCCTTCACCGTCCAGCGTGGCGAAACCCGCATCATCCTCGGCCCCGCCGGCGGCGGCAAATCCGTCCTCATGAAGCTCGTCAACGGCCTCCTCAAGCCCGACACCGGCTCCATCCACGTCTTCGGCCACGACGTATCCGCCATGCGCGAGATCGATCTCTTCAAACTCCGCAACCGCATCGGCATGGTCTTTCAAGAGTCGGCCCTCTTCGACTCCCTCTCGGTCGGTGACAACGTCGCCTACCGCCTCCACGAAGATCATGTCCCCGAGGAAGAGGTTCACGGTCGCGTAGTCGAAGCGCTCCAGTTCGTGGCGCTCGAAAACACAATCCAAAAATTCCCCTCGGAACTCTCCGGAGGAATGCGCCGCCGCGTCTCCATCGCCCGCGCCATCATCACCAATCCCGACCTCATCCTCTACGACTCCCCCACCGGCGGCCTCGACCCCATCACCTCCACCACCATCATCGACCTCGTCATCAAGCAGCGCGACGTCACCCAAACCACCTCGCTCGTCATCACTCACCGCATTCAGGACGCCTACCTGCTCGCCCGCAGCCGCTTCAACAAGCAAACCGAAAAAGTCGAGCAGATCCCCAACAACGGCATCGACGACAGCACCAAATTCCTGGTCCTCAACGAAGGCAAAGTAGTCTTCGACGGCACCACCGAAGAGCTCGTCCACTCCAGCGACCCCTGGCTCAAGGAATACTTGTCCTGA
- a CDS encoding MlaE family ABC transporter permease, with the protein MPFVSPEIFAKQRLASIQDYSILSWRAVANLFTRPRYMADIYAQMDYIGVGSMPIVVLTGFFTGCVLALQSATSLEAFGSVSLTGNLVALSMVKELGPVLTGLMVSGRNASGMASEIGSMKVTEQIDAMRALGTDPVRKLVTPRLYATIFMLFFLTIMSDACGIAGGALVSVALLGLNGSSYFHNSYRALQYGDIVQGLTKPLFSGFIIATVGCYFGMNTKGGTQGVGKATTQAVVVSSVFIIIVDLLVTRAMIGVFGR; encoded by the coding sequence ATGCCCTTTGTCTCTCCAGAGATCTTCGCCAAGCAAAGACTTGCCTCGATCCAGGACTACTCCATCCTGTCCTGGCGCGCCGTCGCAAACCTCTTCACCCGCCCACGTTACATGGCGGATATCTACGCCCAGATGGACTACATCGGCGTCGGCTCCATGCCGATCGTCGTCCTCACTGGCTTCTTCACCGGCTGTGTGCTGGCCCTCCAGTCCGCCACTTCGCTTGAGGCCTTCGGCTCCGTCAGCCTCACCGGCAACCTCGTCGCCCTCTCCATGGTCAAGGAGCTGGGCCCCGTCCTCACCGGCCTCATGGTCTCCGGTCGCAACGCCTCCGGAATGGCCTCCGAGATCGGCTCTATGAAGGTCACCGAGCAGATCGACGCCATGCGAGCCCTCGGCACCGACCCCGTCCGCAAGCTCGTCACCCCACGCCTCTACGCCACCATCTTCATGCTCTTCTTCCTCACCATCATGTCCGACGCCTGCGGTATCGCCGGCGGCGCTCTGGTCAGCGTCGCGCTGCTCGGACTCAACGGCTCCTCCTACTTTCACAACTCCTACCGAGCCCTTCAGTACGGAGACATCGTCCAGGGCCTCACCAAGCCGCTCTTCTCCGGCTTCATCATCGCCACCGTCGGCTGTTACTTCGGCATGAACACCAAAGGCGGCACCCAGGGCGTCGGTAAAGCCACCACCCAGGCCGTAGTCGTCTCCTCGGTCTTTATCATCATCGTCGACCTCCTCGTCACTCGCGCCATGATCGGCGTCTTCGGCAGGTAA
- a CDS encoding zinc-dependent alcohol dehydrogenase — translation MTAAVLYGKEDLRLERVAVPQAEAGELVVRVGAALTCGTDLKVYRRGYHAMMLKPPIPFGHELAGVVEEVGAGVTAFKVGDRVVALNSAPCDACFFCRHGQQNLCEDLLFNNGAYAEFIRIPARIVQKNTLLVPDGIPLEYAALTEPLACVVRGLEESGARAGDTMVVIGAGPIGLMFMHAAEIAGLDVIAVVKRENQVGAAKLFGASEVVLVDAVKDVVAATRALTNEGRGADIVIEAVAIPATWEWAVDMVRKGGLVNFFGGPPSGTKVKLDTNRLHYGDITLKASFHHTPATCRTAFELVTSGRFKCAEYITGRAGLDEVPAIFAGMMDRNNGWARDIKTAVLPEGGPR, via the coding sequence ATGACGGCGGCGGTGTTGTACGGCAAGGAAGATCTGCGGCTGGAACGCGTGGCAGTGCCGCAGGCCGAGGCCGGAGAGTTGGTGGTTCGCGTGGGCGCCGCGCTGACATGTGGGACGGATTTGAAGGTCTATCGGCGAGGCTACCACGCCATGATGCTGAAGCCGCCGATTCCGTTTGGGCATGAATTGGCGGGGGTGGTGGAGGAGGTTGGCGCCGGGGTGACGGCGTTCAAGGTGGGGGACCGGGTAGTGGCATTGAATTCGGCGCCGTGTGATGCGTGTTTTTTCTGCAGGCATGGACAGCAGAACTTGTGCGAGGACCTGCTTTTCAACAATGGGGCTTACGCGGAGTTTATTCGGATACCGGCGCGGATCGTCCAGAAGAATACGTTGTTGGTGCCGGATGGGATTCCGCTGGAGTATGCGGCGCTGACCGAACCGCTGGCTTGTGTGGTACGGGGGCTGGAGGAGAGTGGAGCTCGGGCCGGGGACACCATGGTGGTGATCGGAGCGGGACCGATCGGGTTGATGTTCATGCACGCGGCGGAGATTGCCGGCCTGGATGTGATTGCTGTGGTGAAACGCGAGAACCAAGTGGGCGCGGCAAAGCTGTTTGGGGCGAGCGAGGTGGTTCTGGTGGATGCGGTGAAGGATGTTGTTGCGGCTACGCGCGCCTTGACGAATGAGGGACGGGGAGCAGATATCGTGATCGAAGCCGTGGCGATCCCCGCGACGTGGGAGTGGGCGGTAGATATGGTGCGGAAGGGCGGCCTGGTGAACTTCTTTGGTGGGCCGCCGAGCGGGACGAAAGTGAAGCTCGATACGAATCGGTTGCACTACGGGGACATTACGTTGAAGGCGAGTTTTCACCATACCCCCGCGACTTGCAGGACAGCATTTGAGTTGGTGACGAGTGGACGGTTCAAGTGTGCTGAGTACATTACGGGACGTGCGGGGCTCGATGAAGTGCCGGCGATCTTTGCAGGCATGATGGACAGGAATAATGGTTGGGCGAGGGATATCAAGACGGCGGTGCTTCCAGAAGGTGGGCCCCGATGA
- the hpnC gene encoding squalene synthase HpnC: MSETTATQYALVGAPLEYLTPLERPTLAEAQAWCRELATTHYENFHVATFFLPAKVRPHFESIYAYCRVADDLGDEVEDRGVATRLLNSWGSMLEECYDAPERSMHPVFVALHETIRECDPPRQLFLDLLHAFRMDQYKTEYESWEELLEYSHYSANPVGRLVLWVCGYTDETRALMSDKVCTALQLANFWQDVVEDKERGRRYIPAESMLRFGVEEGQIEGRVFTPEFRGMMQELVVRTRAMLIEGGEISLHVDKELKVVLDLFRKGGEAILNGIARQDFDVLRGRPVVSKARKVGLLMEALAGKVRAGMTS; this comes from the coding sequence ATGAGTGAGACGACTGCAACGCAATATGCGCTGGTGGGCGCCCCGCTGGAGTATTTGACGCCGTTAGAGAGGCCGACTCTTGCAGAGGCGCAGGCGTGGTGCAGAGAGCTTGCGACGACGCACTATGAGAACTTTCATGTAGCGACGTTCTTCCTTCCGGCTAAGGTGAGGCCCCACTTCGAGAGTATCTACGCCTATTGCCGTGTGGCGGATGATCTGGGGGATGAGGTAGAGGATCGCGGGGTGGCGACCCGGCTGCTGAATTCGTGGGGATCAATGCTGGAGGAGTGTTACGACGCGCCCGAGCGATCGATGCATCCGGTGTTTGTGGCACTGCATGAGACGATTCGAGAGTGCGATCCGCCGCGACAGCTTTTTCTGGATCTGCTGCATGCGTTTCGGATGGATCAGTACAAGACGGAGTATGAGAGTTGGGAGGAGTTGCTGGAGTACTCGCACTACTCGGCGAATCCGGTGGGACGGCTGGTGCTTTGGGTGTGCGGGTACACGGATGAAACACGGGCGTTGATGTCGGACAAGGTTTGTACGGCGCTGCAACTGGCGAACTTCTGGCAGGATGTGGTGGAGGATAAGGAGCGGGGAAGGCGGTATATTCCTGCAGAGTCGATGCTGCGGTTTGGGGTGGAGGAAGGGCAGATCGAGGGTCGGGTGTTTACGCCGGAGTTTCGCGGGATGATGCAGGAGTTGGTGGTGCGGACACGGGCGATGCTGATTGAAGGTGGTGAGATCAGCCTGCATGTGGATAAAGAGCTGAAGGTGGTGCTGGACCTGTTTCGCAAGGGTGGCGAGGCGATTCTGAATGGCATCGCGAGGCAGGACTTTGATGTGCTTCGTGGCAGGCCTGTGGTGTCGAAGGCGCGAAAGGTGGGGTTGCTGATGGAGGCGCTGGCCGGCAAGGTGCGCGCGGGGATGACCTCGTGA
- a CDS encoding phytoene/squalene synthase family protein encodes MTNAEAYAVCAGIAQREAKNFYYSFRVLPEHKRNAMCAVYAFMRRADDISDDEALPVAQRRVVMGDWLEAWRAARRSGVSEDPVFVALNDTQRKFAIPDALLEDLVRGTTMDLDIEGSQAGMVSVTETVADKTQTLQVYQDFEGLYRYCYLVASVVGLVCIRIFGYTDPRAEDLAEKTGVAFQLTNILRDVSEDAERGRIYLPLQDLSAGRVEVKQLLQVVRREAETKVVRSLLAQEAARALVYYAAAEELLPLIDKDSRAALWVLVTIYRGLLERIMAKNYDVFSERVSVPTSRKLMILAQGMGMAVRNRMVS; translated from the coding sequence GTGACGAATGCTGAAGCTTATGCCGTGTGCGCAGGGATTGCGCAGCGGGAAGCTAAAAATTTTTATTATTCGTTTCGCGTTCTACCGGAGCACAAGCGGAATGCGATGTGCGCGGTGTATGCGTTTATGCGGCGAGCGGACGATATCTCCGATGATGAGGCGCTGCCGGTAGCGCAGCGGCGGGTGGTGATGGGGGATTGGCTTGAGGCGTGGCGTGCGGCGCGGCGAAGTGGAGTGTCGGAGGACCCGGTTTTTGTGGCGTTGAATGATACGCAGAGGAAATTTGCGATTCCGGATGCTCTGCTGGAGGATCTGGTGCGGGGCACGACGATGGACCTGGACATCGAGGGAAGCCAGGCGGGGATGGTTTCTGTAACTGAAACGGTGGCAGATAAGACGCAGACGCTGCAGGTGTACCAGGATTTCGAGGGGTTATATCGGTACTGTTACCTCGTCGCTTCGGTGGTGGGGCTGGTTTGTATCCGGATCTTTGGGTATACAGACCCTCGGGCGGAAGATTTGGCGGAAAAGACCGGCGTTGCATTTCAGTTGACGAATATTCTGCGAGACGTGAGCGAGGATGCAGAGCGCGGTCGGATCTATCTTCCACTGCAGGATCTGAGTGCCGGTAGGGTGGAAGTGAAGCAGTTGTTGCAGGTGGTTCGGCGAGAGGCTGAGACTAAGGTTGTGCGGAGTTTGTTGGCGCAGGAGGCGGCGCGGGCGCTTGTGTACTATGCTGCGGCGGAGGAGTTGCTGCCGCTGATCGATAAGGATAGCCGCGCGGCGCTGTGGGTTCTGGTGACGATCTACCGCGGGCTTCTCGAACGGATTATGGCGAAGAACTATGATGTTTTTTCTGAGCGCGTGAGTGTGCCGACCTCGAGGAAACTGATGATTTTGGCGCAGGGGATGGGGATGGCTGTGCGCAACCGGATGGTTTCGTGA
- the hpnE gene encoding hydroxysqualene dehydroxylase HpnE: MSGVEHSDVIVVGAGTAGLAAASALVRAGKSVTVLERKPYVGGRAYSYEHPALGETVDSQHVLLGCCTNLIELCEQAGTAKKIRWYDEQTFLEPNGNASTIVTSDLPAPFHFAPSFLSMSMLGWKDKVGLARGLMDFFRGYPAEDTESVEHWLKRTKQTELSIRHFWGPIVMATLNDRLSHCSTRYAGKVFHELFVKSSIGGRLGIPTVPLSEFYAAEARMIEAFGGTVRLRSSVEGLVQERDGRWRANTADGAYMADAIILALPFEQTQKLLPAVRMNEEYARGYEEAKDDLELKMARQIHSPYTSILLWYDREITDLDHAWLLDTTIEWFFHKSRIRRYAREKGSYVEVVIAGSRAQLGMTREEILSSALRELEMFFPEVRRAKLVKSGVLKEARATFSVTTGLDQFRPKQTTEWPGLFLAGDWTATEWPSTMEGGVRSGRLAAGAVVGDAMRFMAPETPASGLMRWLSRE; encoded by the coding sequence GTGAGTGGCGTAGAACATAGCGATGTGATTGTTGTGGGGGCGGGTACGGCAGGGTTGGCTGCGGCGAGTGCGCTGGTGAGGGCGGGGAAGTCTGTCACTGTGTTGGAACGTAAGCCTTACGTGGGTGGGAGGGCTTATTCGTATGAGCATCCTGCGCTGGGGGAGACGGTGGACTCGCAGCATGTGCTGCTGGGATGTTGCACGAACCTGATTGAGCTGTGTGAGCAGGCTGGGACCGCTAAGAAGATTCGATGGTACGACGAGCAGACTTTTCTTGAGCCGAATGGGAACGCGAGCACGATTGTGACGAGCGATCTGCCTGCGCCGTTTCACTTTGCTCCGAGCTTTTTGAGCATGTCGATGCTGGGATGGAAGGATAAGGTGGGGCTTGCGCGCGGGCTGATGGATTTCTTTCGTGGATATCCGGCGGAAGATACCGAGAGTGTCGAGCACTGGTTGAAGCGGACAAAGCAGACGGAGCTTTCGATTCGACACTTCTGGGGCCCGATTGTGATGGCTACCTTGAATGACCGTCTGTCGCACTGCTCCACCCGGTATGCGGGAAAGGTGTTTCATGAGCTGTTCGTGAAGTCTTCAATTGGGGGGCGGTTGGGGATACCGACCGTGCCGCTGAGTGAGTTTTATGCGGCTGAGGCGCGGATGATCGAGGCCTTTGGGGGAACGGTGCGGCTTCGCTCGAGTGTGGAAGGGCTGGTGCAAGAAAGGGATGGGCGGTGGCGGGCAAACACTGCCGATGGAGCTTATATGGCAGACGCGATTATTCTGGCGCTGCCGTTTGAACAGACGCAAAAGCTGCTGCCTGCGGTTCGTATGAACGAGGAGTATGCGCGAGGATATGAGGAGGCCAAGGACGATCTGGAGTTGAAGATGGCGCGGCAGATCCACTCTCCCTATACCTCGATTCTGCTTTGGTATGACCGGGAGATTACGGACCTCGATCATGCTTGGTTGCTGGATACGACGATTGAGTGGTTTTTTCATAAGTCGCGAATCAGGCGCTATGCGCGGGAGAAGGGTAGCTACGTTGAGGTTGTGATTGCGGGGTCAAGGGCGCAGTTGGGTATGACACGGGAGGAGATTCTTTCTTCGGCTTTGCGGGAGCTGGAGATGTTTTTTCCTGAAGTCAGGCGAGCGAAGCTGGTGAAGAGCGGCGTGTTGAAGGAGGCTCGAGCGACCTTTTCTGTGACGACGGGGCTAGATCAGTTTCGTCCGAAGCAGACGACCGAGTGGCCGGGGCTTTTTCTTGCTGGGGATTGGACTGCGACAGAGTGGCCTTCGACGATGGAGGGTGGGGTTCGGAGTGGAAGGCTGGCGGCGGGGGCCGTGGTGGGGGATGCGATGCGATTTATGGCGCCAGAGACTCCGGCTAGTGGATTGATGCGGTGGCTAAGTCGGGAGTAA
- a CDS encoding EamA family transporter: MQHTLTPRRWLVLIAVMLGASIGDALLGIGMKQLGPVSLHHLSALFFALKSPWIISGIIVLLGFMACYMTALSWADITFVLPATAFGNVIVTILSRFWLHEHVSPSRWLGVALIVIGVGFVANGPSRTEYASVEVEALP; the protein is encoded by the coding sequence ATGCAACACACCCTCACCCCTCGCCGCTGGCTCGTCCTTATCGCCGTCATGCTCGGCGCCTCCATCGGCGACGCGCTCCTTGGCATCGGCATGAAGCAGCTAGGCCCCGTCTCCCTCCACCACCTCAGCGCACTATTCTTCGCCCTCAAAAGCCCCTGGATCATCTCCGGCATCATCGTCCTGCTTGGCTTCATGGCCTGCTACATGACCGCCCTCAGTTGGGCCGACATCACCTTCGTCCTCCCAGCCACCGCCTTCGGCAACGTCATCGTCACCATCCTCTCCCGCTTCTGGCTTCACGAGCACGTCTCGCCCTCCCGCTGGCTCGGAGTCGCCCTCATCGTCATCGGCGTAGGCTTCGTAGCCAACGGCCCCTCCCGCACTGAGTACGCCTCCGTAGAAGTCGAGGCACTCCCATGA
- the hpnJ gene encoding hopanoid biosynthesis associated radical SAM protein HpnJ: protein MPLKTLFLNPPSFEKFDGGASSRWPATREIESYWYPVWLTYPAGMLEGSRLVDAPPHHIKWQEVVEILKDYEFLVLFTSTMGWDGDQKMAEVIKQTYSSIKISFVGPPVTTSPDKALNECPAIDFICRREFDFSVVEYANGKPLNEILGVSYKDKATGKILHNPDRAQVTPEQLDEMPWATEIYHRDLDVTKYNVPFLLHPYVALYSTRGCPAQCTFCLWPQTLSGHAWRKRSTDDVAAEMKQAKELFPHVKEFFFDDDTFNIQKARTIELCEKLKPLGLTWSCTSRVTTDYDTLKAMKEAGCRLLIVGYESGDPQILKNIKKGATVQRALDFTRDCHKLGLVIHGDFILGLPGETRESIRNTIDFAKQLDCETIQVSIAHAFPGTEFFDYAKDNGFITNEAMNDDGGHQMAHIEYPGLPVEYVMEMVHKFYDEYYFRPKAAFRVVWQAIVNRDVPRLYTEAKSFMELRSKRNKAVRAVKEANAAKAQESVSMNA from the coding sequence ATGCCGCTAAAAACGCTGTTTCTGAACCCGCCCTCCTTCGAAAAATTTGACGGTGGCGCCAGCTCCCGCTGGCCCGCAACCCGCGAGATCGAGTCCTACTGGTATCCCGTCTGGCTCACCTATCCGGCAGGCATGCTGGAAGGCTCCCGTCTCGTCGACGCCCCGCCCCACCACATCAAGTGGCAGGAAGTCGTCGAAATCCTCAAGGACTACGAATTCCTCGTGCTCTTCACCAGCACCATGGGCTGGGACGGCGACCAGAAAATGGCCGAGGTCATCAAGCAGACCTACTCCAGCATCAAGATCTCCTTCGTCGGCCCCCCGGTGACCACCTCCCCCGACAAGGCCCTCAACGAGTGCCCCGCCATCGACTTCATCTGCCGCCGCGAGTTCGACTTCTCCGTCGTCGAGTACGCCAACGGCAAGCCGCTCAACGAAATCCTCGGTGTCAGCTACAAGGACAAGGCCACCGGCAAGATCCTCCATAACCCCGATCGCGCCCAGGTCACCCCCGAGCAGCTCGACGAGATGCCTTGGGCCACCGAGATCTACCACCGCGACCTCGACGTCACCAAGTACAACGTGCCGTTTCTCCTGCATCCCTACGTCGCGCTCTACTCCACTCGTGGCTGCCCCGCCCAGTGCACCTTTTGCCTCTGGCCCCAGACCCTCAGCGGCCACGCATGGCGTAAGCGCTCCACCGACGACGTAGCCGCCGAGATGAAGCAGGCCAAAGAGCTCTTCCCGCACGTCAAAGAGTTCTTCTTCGACGACGACACCTTCAACATCCAGAAGGCCCGCACCATTGAGCTCTGCGAAAAGCTCAAGCCCCTCGGCCTCACCTGGTCCTGCACCTCGCGCGTCACCACCGACTACGACACCCTCAAAGCCATGAAAGAAGCCGGCTGCCGCCTCCTCATCGTCGGCTACGAGTCCGGCGACCCCCAGATCCTCAAGAACATCAAGAAGGGTGCCACCGTCCAGCGCGCGCTCGACTTCACTCGCGACTGCCACAAGCTCGGCCTCGTCATCCACGGCGACTTCATCCTCGGACTCCCCGGCGAGACCCGTGAGTCCATCCGCAACACCATCGACTTCGCCAAGCAGCTCGACTGCGAGACCATCCAGGTCTCCATCGCGCACGCCTTCCCCGGCACCGAGTTCTTCGACTACGCCAAAGACAACGGCTTCATCACCAACGAAGCCATGAACGACGACGGTGGCCACCAAATGGCGCACATCGAATACCCCGGCCTCCCCGTCGAGTACGTCATGGAGATGGTGCACAAGTTCTACGACGAGTACTACTTCCGCCCCAAGGCCGCCTTCCGCGTAGTCTGGCAGGCCATTGTCAATCGCGACGTACCCCGCCTCTACACCGAAGCCAAGTCCTTCATGGAGCTTCGTTCCAAGCGCAACAAAGCCGTTCGCGCCGTCAAGGAAGCCAACGCCGCCAAGGCGCAGGAATCCGTCAGCATGAACGCGTAA
- a CDS encoding TolC family protein, translating to MIRLRRQLIACSALACAVTPAVAQISFTSAVTLALKNSPKVKTAQADVDKARATLEELKDAYIPNVVGASSIGPPSYGFPLGQPSIYNLNSQSLVFSYPQRDYVRAAKASLEASTLSLKDVRESVAEDTAITYLALNRDLERQAVLQEQQGFADHLVTIVQERLSAGQDTPIDLTSARLTAAQIHLVRLRMNDETIADQAHLARLLGLPSQGLGTSVSSVPPIAPPQAANPSTTIISATSPAVASAYALAASKREIAFAENRYLLRPQITLDAQYSRFAKFNNLQDYYFRFQQNNAAIGIQITLPFFDAARKAKARGADADAAHAEHDADSVRDQFLDIRLKAQHATAELAVRAEIATLDQQLAQQNLDALTVQLNSGNGNSATAQMTPKDEQTSRIAEREKFLAVLNANFDLQQAQISLMRESGDLESWLSAAFQAQPVAPAKPQAK from the coding sequence ATGATTCGTCTTCGTCGCCAATTGATCGCGTGCTCTGCCCTGGCCTGTGCGGTAACTCCCGCCGTCGCGCAGATTTCGTTTACCAGCGCGGTAACTCTGGCTCTGAAGAACAGCCCGAAGGTAAAAACTGCCCAGGCCGATGTAGACAAAGCGAGAGCGACCCTCGAAGAGTTGAAGGACGCCTACATCCCGAACGTTGTCGGCGCATCTTCCATCGGCCCACCCTCCTACGGATTCCCTCTTGGCCAGCCCTCCATCTACAATCTCAACTCACAATCTCTTGTCTTCAGTTATCCTCAACGCGACTACGTCCGCGCCGCGAAGGCATCGCTCGAAGCATCCACCCTCTCGCTGAAAGACGTTCGTGAGTCCGTCGCTGAAGACACCGCCATCACTTATCTCGCACTCAACCGCGACCTAGAGCGGCAGGCCGTCCTCCAGGAGCAACAGGGCTTTGCAGACCATCTCGTCACCATCGTCCAGGAACGTCTCTCCGCCGGCCAGGACACACCCATTGATCTGACCTCCGCCCGCCTCACCGCGGCACAGATCCATCTCGTCCGGCTGCGTATGAACGATGAAACCATCGCAGACCAGGCTCACCTCGCCCGTCTTCTCGGTCTCCCCTCGCAGGGCCTGGGCACCTCAGTCAGCAGTGTTCCACCCATTGCCCCCCCACAGGCCGCCAATCCGTCAACAACCATCATCTCGGCCACCAGTCCCGCCGTCGCGTCGGCCTACGCGCTCGCTGCTTCGAAGCGTGAGATTGCCTTCGCCGAAAACCGCTATCTCCTGCGTCCCCAGATCACCCTCGATGCGCAATACAGCCGCTTCGCAAAGTTCAACAACCTTCAGGACTACTACTTCCGCTTCCAGCAGAACAACGCCGCCATCGGCATACAAATCACGCTTCCCTTCTTCGATGCCGCTCGTAAAGCTAAAGCACGCGGTGCCGACGCGGACGCAGCCCACGCCGAACACGACGCCGACTCCGTTCGCGACCAGTTTTTAGATATCCGGCTCAAGGCTCAACACGCCACCGCTGAGCTTGCCGTCAGGGCCGAAATCGCCACCCTCGACCAGCAGCTCGCTCAACAAAACCTCGACGCCCTCACGGTTCAACTGAACTCAGGCAACGGAAACTCGGCCACAGCGCAGATGACCCCCAAAGACGAGCAGACCTCACGCATCGCCGAGCGGGAAAAGTTCCTCGCAGTTCTCAACGCCAACTTCGACTTACAACAGGCACAGATCAGTCTCATGAGAGAATCCGGCGACTTGGAGAGCTGGCTCTCCGCCGCCTTTCAGGCTCAGCCCGTAGCCCCTGCCAAACCCCAAGCGAAATAG